In Crassostrea angulata isolate pt1a10 chromosome 6, ASM2561291v2, whole genome shotgun sequence, a genomic segment contains:
- the LOC128187145 gene encoding uncharacterized protein LOC128187145 produces MQRSDFIRCSQPNCCKFVHITAPKDINITRIELGSCTTSQDKQHYTVYYNNNQSKQTLYEKSCCYGDIYVYYDYLPHASPRTALQTTGTEIRGTSSTPSGTHPVIAIFPYTKTPPPTGPPEVSIPSDPKNSSVLVTILVCLALLIILGAAALLYRRYRKLRLAKVKKLPDHYEYSVTQEYRITETVDDSISPTTTNYFVLEMTEGPRPPTASPSSNTAPTPCSSSEYETVQLNNEPKKPSEGVYNTLRENSTQPDDVTDNYSRFADFNQEYCHLQR; encoded by the exons ATGCAAAGATCCGATTTTATAAGATGTTCTCAACCTAACTGCTGTAAATTTGTACATATAACGGCTCCAAAGGACATCAACATCACGAGAATTGAACTTGGTTCTTGCACCACAAGTCAGGATAAACAGCATTATACAGTTTATTACAACAATAACCAATCAAAGCAGACTCTGTATGAGAAAAGTTGCTGTTATGGCGACATCTATGTGTATTATG ATTATCTTCCCCATGCAAGCCCAAGAACAGCTCTGCAAACAACTGGAACAGAAATACGAGGCACATCTTCAACGCCTTCAGGGACCCATCCCGTCATTGCGATTTTTCCATACACCAAAACTCCTCCCCCCACCGGTCCTCCAGAAGTTTCCATCCCCTCAGATCCCAAGAACAGTTCGGTACTGGTCACCATTCTTGTGTGTTTAGCATTGCTAATTATCCTGGGGGCTGCTGCACTGCTGTATAGACGTTACAG gaaaTTAAGGTTGGCAAAGGTGAAAAAG CTACCAGATCATTACGAATACTCAGTTACACAAGAATATAGAATCACCGAGACGGTGGATGATAGCATATCGCCCACGACCACTAACTACTTTGTTTTAGAGATGACAGAAGGACCACGCCCACCCACAGCAAGTCCAAGTTCCAATACAGCGCCCACTCCTTGTTCATCCAGTGAATATGAAACTGTTCAACTGAATAACGAACCCAAAAAGCCAAGCGAGGGTGTATATAACACATTGCGTGAAAATAGCACACAACCAGATGATGTAACGGACAACTACAGTCGTTTTGCAGACTTTAACCAAGAGTATTGTCACTTACAAAGATGA